The following are from one region of the Syngnathus typhle isolate RoL2023-S1 ecotype Sweden linkage group LG22, RoL_Styp_1.0, whole genome shotgun sequence genome:
- the sgpp1a gene encoding sphingosine-1-phosphate phosphatase 1 translates to MAMDVGKTFVETCHYLQDPRLVASFQRLCGVRGTFPENASEPRNRSDDNDRPELRKRSPGDDVGNGAASAVHANGKPSEPEDEDTSARAKPLRRNSLTGDVGQEFLIHNKLLFYLFTFGTELGNEMFFIVFFPFLFWNVDALVSRRLMVVWAWNLMVGQSTKDMVRWSRPASPPVVKVEVFYNSEYSMPSTHAMTGTAIPFCLFMLTYERWQYPFLLGLSVALCWSLLVCVSRVYMGMHSVLEVITGFLYSLLVLVFFQQTLDTIDHFYMTHAYAPLLIVVSHVSLGLLAFSLDSWSTSRGDTAQALGTGAGAALATHANYQLGLMADPPASALPLALPPLGAGLAARALLRLALGVAVILVTRMLMKAAAIPLLCRLAGLPAGDVRRARQRMAVELPYRYIVYSVVGFTCFCVVPLLFKLVGLA, encoded by the exons ATGGCGATGGACGTCGGAAAGACATTTGTGGAGACGTGTCATTATCTCCAGGACCCGCGCCTGGTGGCGAGCTTCCAGCGCCTTTGCGGGGTCCGGGGGACGTTTCCGGAGAACGCGAGTGAGCCCCGGAACCGCAGCGACGACAACGACCGCCCCGAGCTCCGAAAGAGGAGCCCCGGGGACGATGTTGGCAACGGGGCGGCGTCGGCGGTGCACGCCAACGGGAAGCCGAGCGAGCCCGAGGACGAAGACACTTCCGCCCGGGCCAAGCCCCTCCGCAGGAACTCGCTGACCGGCGACGTGGGCCAGGAGTTCCTGATCCACAACAAGTTGCTCTTCTATCTGTTCACCTTCGGCACGGAGCTGGGCAACGAGATGTTCTTCATCGTCTTCTTCCCGTTCCTCTTCTGGAACGTGGACGCCCTGGTCAGCCGCCGGCTCATGGTGGTGTGGGCCTGGAACTTGATGGTGGGCCAGTCCACTAAGGACATGGTGCGCTGGTCCCGGCCGGCCTCACCTCCCGTGGTCAAGGTGGAGGTCTTCTACAACTCCGAGTACAGCATGCCATCAACACACGCCATGACGGGCACCGCCATCCCCTTCTGCCTCTTCATGCTCACCTATGAACGTTGGCAG TACCCGTTCCTGCTTGGGTTGTCCGTGGCGCTGTGCTGGAGCCTGCTGGTGTGTGTGAGCAGAGTCTACATGGGCATGCATTCGGTTCTG GAAGTGATCACCGGCTTCCTGTACAGCCTGCTGGTCCTGGTCTTCTTCCAGCAAACGCTGGACACGATCGACCACTTCTACATGACGCACGCCTACGCGCCGCTGCTCATCGTGGTGTCGCACGTGAGCCTGGGCCTGCTGGCCTTCTCGCTGGACTCCTGGAGCACCTCGCGCGGCGACACGGCCCAGGCGCTGGGAACCGGGGCCGGCGCCGCTCTGGCCACCCACGCCAACTACCAGCTGGGCCTGATGGCCGACCCGCCGGCTTCGGCGCTGCCGCTGGCCCTGCCCCCGCTGGGCGCCGGCTTGGCGGCCCGCGCCCTGCTGCGCTTGGCCCTCGGGGTGGCCGTCATCCTGGTCACCCGGATGCTCATGAAGGCGGCCGCCATCCCGCTCCTCTGCCGGCTGGCCGGGCTCCCCGCCGGCGACGTGAGGCGCGCCCGGCAGCGCATGGCGGTGGAGCTGCCGTACCGCTACATCGTCTACAGCGTGGTGGGCTTCACCTGCTTCTGCGTGGTGCCGCTGCTCTTCAAGCTCGTGGGCCTGGCCTAA